In Treponema sp. OMZ 798, the following proteins share a genomic window:
- a CDS encoding endonuclease/exonuclease/phosphatase family protein, protein MKKFKKILTLSIFICFCVLLCACTGCTNIFRLQSIGKDEISIVSYNAQTFFDAVEDGHEFKEFKGSKTKWSKERYAERLFRLKEAVNLSCLGLGLGEKDIPDILILQEIESRTVIDDFCKIFPINNSYKYAVFIPPQNGGAFSTALLSKFPITEIKVFNVYSGKKILRPMIETRIQIGNSAGDNELVLLNVHWKSKAGDSDSASIRRQQEEQAYKRLTELKTQEPRTPFIICGDFNQTLEEFSLLSEFDNCWNIEAYQAAVQEESQPSGSYFYKGTWEGIDHFFYSDNLSDGKNFDLSFFCVINSRPLTDMSGKPEKYSVSKGTGYSDHLPIGIILKRQ, encoded by the coding sequence ATGAAAAAATTTAAAAAAATTTTGACTTTATCTATTTTTATATGTTTTTGTGTTCTTTTGTGCGCCTGTACAGGCTGTACAAATATATTCCGCTTACAAAGCATCGGCAAGGATGAGATTTCCATTGTGAGCTATAATGCTCAGACCTTCTTTGACGCTGTAGAAGACGGGCACGAGTTTAAGGAATTCAAGGGTTCAAAAACAAAATGGTCTAAGGAAAGGTATGCAGAAAGGCTTTTCCGGCTAAAAGAGGCTGTTAATCTTTCATGCCTGGGGCTTGGTTTAGGGGAAAAAGACATACCGGATATTCTTATCTTACAAGAAATTGAAAGCCGCACCGTCATAGATGATTTTTGTAAAATCTTCCCTATAAATAACTCGTACAAATACGCAGTCTTTATTCCTCCCCAAAACGGAGGAGCATTCAGCACTGCCCTGCTTTCAAAATTTCCTATAACCGAAATAAAGGTTTTTAATGTATACTCAGGTAAAAAAATCTTGCGCCCGATGATCGAAACCAGAATTCAAATAGGTAATTCTGCGGGGGATAACGAATTGGTGCTGTTAAATGTTCATTGGAAGTCCAAGGCAGGAGACTCAGACAGCGCCTCTATCAGGCGGCAGCAGGAAGAACAAGCCTATAAAAGGCTTACGGAATTAAAAACTCAAGAACCCCGGACACCCTTTATAATATGCGGCGACTTTAATCAGACGCTGGAGGAATTTTCTCTTTTATCCGAATTTGATAACTGCTGGAATATTGAGGCCTATCAAGCCGCAGTTCAAGAAGAAAGCCAGCCCTCAGGAAGCTACTTTTACAAGGGAACATGGGAAGGAATCGACCATTTTTTCTATTCGGATAATTTAAGCGATGGAAAAAACTTTGATCTAAGCTTTTTTTGTGTAATTAACTCAAGGCCGCTGACCGATATGTCCGGAAAACCTGAAAAGTACTCCGTGAGCAAAGGAACCGGGTACTCGGACCATCTGCCCATAGGCATAATTCTCAAAAGGCAGTAA
- a CDS encoding aminopeptidase: MDLSYKQKSAWENLTKAELSELGKLSDSYLDFLNNGKTERECTVEIIKQAKKHGFKSLEEVIKSGSAKKGTKVYLNNKEKSVVLMVLGDDITQGMNIIGAHIDSPRLDLKQMPLFEESNLAFLKTHYYGGVKKYQWTTIPLAIHGVIFTKEGKKVDICIGEDEKDPVLFINDLLIHLSKKQLQETMSEGITGEQLNILVGNQKPAVKEKKDKDDKKEESKNPIKDNILKILNEKYGIIEEDFRVAELEVVPAGKARNVGFDNSLIAGHGHDDRVCAYTTLKAILEVESPPRTAAALFADKEEIGSVGNTGMQALYFENMVAEIAALNKNYRDIDVRRAFANSYMLSADVSAGFDPAFPSVFEKMNSAYVGNGICINKYTGSGGKGGSNDANAEFLQRVRKIFDDNKVVWQTAELGKIDAGGGGTIAYIIAKYGAEVVDCGVPVLSMHAPYEIISKADLYMAYKAYSAFYK; the protein is encoded by the coding sequence CTTGGGAAAATTTGACTAAGGCTGAACTTTCCGAACTGGGAAAACTTTCGGATAGTTATTTGGATTTTTTGAACAATGGAAAAACTGAAAGAGAATGTACTGTAGAGATTATAAAGCAGGCTAAAAAGCACGGCTTTAAGTCTCTTGAAGAAGTAATAAAAAGCGGCTCGGCAAAAAAAGGAACAAAGGTTTATTTAAACAATAAAGAAAAGTCCGTAGTTTTGATGGTTTTGGGTGATGACATCACTCAGGGTATGAACATTATCGGAGCTCACATAGACAGTCCCCGTCTTGATTTAAAGCAGATGCCCCTTTTTGAAGAATCGAATCTCGCATTTTTAAAAACTCACTATTACGGCGGTGTAAAAAAATATCAGTGGACTACAATTCCTCTGGCTATTCACGGTGTTATCTTCACAAAAGAAGGTAAAAAAGTCGATATTTGCATAGGTGAAGACGAAAAAGATCCTGTTCTTTTCATTAATGACCTTTTGATACACCTGTCTAAAAAACAGCTTCAAGAAACAATGTCTGAAGGTATAACCGGAGAACAGCTTAACATCCTCGTAGGAAATCAAAAGCCGGCCGTTAAAGAAAAAAAAGATAAGGATGATAAAAAGGAAGAGTCCAAAAACCCTATAAAGGACAATATTTTAAAAATCCTTAATGAAAAATACGGCATTATTGAAGAAGATTTCAGGGTCGCGGAGCTGGAGGTTGTTCCTGCCGGAAAGGCTCGAAATGTGGGCTTTGACAATTCTCTTATTGCAGGACACGGCCACGATGACAGGGTTTGTGCTTATACAACCTTAAAAGCTATTTTGGAGGTTGAATCTCCTCCAAGGACTGCCGCAGCTCTTTTTGCCGATAAGGAAGAAATCGGTTCCGTAGGAAATACGGGTATGCAGGCCCTTTATTTTGAAAATATGGTTGCAGAAATAGCCGCCTTAAACAAAAACTACAGGGATATCGATGTCAGAAGGGCCTTTGCCAACTCATATATGCTTTCGGCCGATGTTTCTGCAGGTTTCGACCCTGCCTTTCCTTCAGTTTTTGAAAAGATGAACTCTGCCTATGTAGGCAACGGTATCTGTATCAATAAATATACAGGTTCGGGCGGCAAAGGCGGCTCAAACGATGCCAATGCTGAATTCTTACAAAGAGTGAGAAAAATCTTTGACGACAATAAGGTTGTATGGCAGACTGCCGAGCTGGGAAAAATAGATGCAGGAGGAGGCGGAACAATTGCCTATATTATCGCAAAATACGGTGCTGAAGTTGTAGACTGCGGGGTTCCTGTTCTTTCAATGCATGCTCCATATGAAATCATAAGCAAGGCCGACCTTTATATGGCCTATAAGGCTTACAGCGCTTTTTATAAATAA